A region from the Acinonyx jubatus isolate Ajub_Pintada_27869175 chromosome C2, VMU_Ajub_asm_v1.0, whole genome shotgun sequence genome encodes:
- the LOC106982891 gene encoding olfactory receptor 5K3-like: MNEDNHSLTTEFILIGFTDHPELKSLLFVVFLTIYLITMVGNLGLVALIFTECRLHTPMYIFLGNLALMDSCCSCAITPKMLENFFSKDRMISLYECMAQFYFLCLAETTDCFLLAAMAYDRYVAICSPLQYHTMMSKKLCIQMTTGAYIAGNLHSVIHIGFLFRLTFCGSHQINHFFCDVLPLYRLSCVDPSINELMIFIFSGSIQVFSIIIVLISYLCILFTIFRMKSKEGRGKALSTCASHFLSVSIFYGSLLFVYIRPNSVKEEDKDIPVAIFYTLVIPLLNPFIYSLRNKEVLNVMKKIMKKVL; the protein is encoded by the coding sequence ATGAATGAGGATAACCACTCCTTGACAACTGAGTTTATCCTCATAGGATTTACAGATCACCCAGAATTGAAGAGCCTACTCTTTGTGGTGTTTCTTACTATCTATCTGATCACTATGGTGGGGAATCTTGGCCTGGTGGCATTGATTTTTACAGAGTGTCGTCTTCACACACCAATGTACATCTTTCTGGGCAACCTAGCTCTAATGGATTCCTGTTGTTCTTGTGCCATTACGCCAAAGATGTTAGAGAACTTCTTTTCTAAGGACAGAATGATTTCCCTTTATGAATGCAtggcacaattttattttctctgccttgctGAAACTACAGACTGCTTTCTTTTGGCAGcaatggcctatgaccgctatgtggccattTGCAGCCCACTACAGTACCACACCATGATGTCAAAGAAACTCTGCATTCAGATGACCACAGGGGCCTACATAGCTGGAAACTTGCATTCTGTGATTCATATAGGGTTTCTGTTTAGGTTAACTTTCTGTGGGTCTCATCAAATTAATCACTTTTTTTGTGATGTTCTTCCATTATACAGACTCTCTTGTGTTGACCCTTCTATCAATGAATTgatgatatttatcttttcagGGTCAATTCAAGTCTTCTCTATTATCATAGTTCTAATCTCTTATCTCTGCATCCTCTTCACAATTTTCAGAATGAAGTCCAAAGAAGGAAGAGGCAAAGCTTTATCTACTTGTGCatcccactttctctctgtctcaatattCTATGGTTCTCTTCTTTTTGTGTACATTAGACCAAATTCAGTTAAAGAAGAAGATAAAGATATACCTGTTGCTATTTTTTATACTCTAGTAATTCCTTTATTAAACCCCTTTATCTATAGTCTAAGAAATAAGGAAGTATtgaatgttatgaaaaaaattatgaagaaagttttataa